From the genome of Marinobacter antarcticus, one region includes:
- a CDS encoding response regulator transcription factor, giving the protein MRLLLVEDDRLLADGLASQLEKAGFSVDVTSTAKEAVILGEQEDYKAGVLDLGLPDGNGLDVLRKWRASKATFPVLILTARGDWQDKVNGLKAGADDYLAKPFQTEELIARLNAIMRRSEGRVHSSLKAGRFELDENRQCLKGEDGAEHSLTGTEFRLLRCLMSRPGHIFSKEQLMEQLYNLNESPNENIIEAYIRRLRKLVGPETIATRRGQGYLFNDAV; this is encoded by the coding sequence ATGAGATTACTGCTGGTAGAAGACGACCGATTGCTTGCCGACGGGCTTGCCAGTCAGCTTGAGAAAGCCGGTTTCAGCGTGGATGTCACTAGCACCGCCAAAGAAGCCGTTATTCTGGGTGAGCAGGAAGACTACAAAGCAGGCGTGCTGGATCTCGGATTGCCAGACGGAAATGGCCTGGACGTGCTGAGAAAATGGCGTGCAAGCAAAGCCACCTTTCCGGTTCTGATACTGACTGCCAGGGGGGACTGGCAAGATAAAGTAAACGGCCTGAAGGCAGGCGCGGACGACTACTTGGCCAAGCCCTTCCAAACCGAAGAACTGATTGCCCGATTGAACGCCATCATGCGAAGAAGCGAAGGCAGAGTTCACTCGTCGTTGAAGGCGGGGCGCTTTGAGCTGGATGAGAACCGGCAGTGCCTGAAAGGCGAAGATGGTGCAGAACACAGTCTAACCGGCACGGAATTCCGGCTGCTGCGATGCCTGATGAGCCGGCCTGGTCATATTTTTTCCAAAGAACAGCTTATGGAGCAGCTTTACAATCTTAACGAAAGCCCAAATGAAAATATCATCGAAGCCTATATCCGACGCCTGAGAAAGCTGGTCGGGCCGGAGACCATCGCAACGCGGCGCGGTCAGGGATATCTGTTTAATGACGCTGTTTAA
- a CDS encoding heavy metal translocating P-type ATPase, with protein sequence MSEHEHQHDHHGHENQGEHSVKDPVCGMSVDPHTAEHRSEHAGKTWYFCSSGCQSKFEGDPEKYLSEKSEPAEPVAPGTMYTCPMHPEIRQQGPGDCPICGMALEPEEVSLDQGPSEELTDMTRRFWIGLALALPVFLLEMGGHFFKIDDVVSPQISNWIQLVLATPVVVWCGAPFFVRGWKSILSRNLNMFTLIAIGTGVSLIYSLVATLAPQIFPEAFQQQDGSVAVYFEAAAVIVVLVLLGQVLELRAREKTSGAIKALLDLAPATARKLGDDGSESDVSLDQVKVGDRLRVRPGDKVPLDGEVLEGSSNVDESMVTGEPLAISKKTGDQVIGGSINQQGSFIMRADKVGRDTMLSQIVQMVASAQRSRAPIQGLADKVAGWFVPAVILVAVIAFVVWSIFGPAPPMAFGLIAAVSVLIIACPCALGLATPMSIMVGVGRGAQSGVLIRDAEALERMEKVDTVVVDKTGTLTEGKPQVTKLVPANGFSEEDLMRFAGGLEKGSEHPLAHAILEKAKTMELTLPDAEGFDSPNGKGVTGTIDEKKVLLGNRLLMQAESVDTSAFEEEANQLREDGATVIFAAVDGNVCGLLAIADPVKETTEAAIAALQKEGVRVVMLTGDNRTSAEAVARKLHIDEVEAEVLPEDKGKIIQRLKDEGRIVVMAGDGVNDAPALATADVGIAMGTGTDVAIESAGITLLRGDLMGIVEARRLSLATMRNIRQNLFFAFIYNSAGVPIAAGILYPFAGILLSPIFAAAAMSLSSVSVITNALRLRLVKLSDD encoded by the coding sequence ATGAGTGAGCACGAGCATCAACATGATCATCACGGACATGAAAACCAGGGGGAGCATTCCGTAAAAGACCCTGTCTGCGGGATGTCGGTAGATCCCCATACCGCAGAGCATCGCAGCGAGCATGCAGGCAAGACCTGGTATTTTTGTTCGTCCGGATGCCAGTCAAAGTTCGAGGGCGATCCAGAGAAGTACCTCAGCGAAAAAAGTGAGCCGGCGGAGCCGGTAGCACCGGGCACCATGTACACCTGCCCAATGCATCCGGAGATTCGTCAGCAGGGGCCAGGCGATTGCCCGATTTGTGGGATGGCGCTTGAGCCGGAGGAGGTGAGTCTTGATCAAGGGCCCTCCGAAGAACTGACTGACATGACTCGTCGATTCTGGATCGGCCTGGCCCTGGCGCTTCCTGTTTTTTTGCTTGAAATGGGTGGTCACTTTTTCAAGATTGACGATGTTGTTTCGCCACAAATCTCCAACTGGATTCAGCTGGTTCTGGCGACGCCAGTGGTCGTCTGGTGTGGCGCGCCATTTTTTGTTCGGGGCTGGAAATCGATCCTCAGCCGCAATCTGAATATGTTCACTCTGATTGCCATTGGCACGGGCGTCTCTCTGATTTACAGCCTTGTAGCGACCCTGGCGCCGCAGATATTCCCCGAGGCCTTCCAACAGCAGGATGGCTCGGTCGCCGTGTATTTTGAAGCAGCCGCCGTGATCGTGGTGCTGGTGTTGTTGGGCCAGGTTCTCGAGCTCCGGGCCCGGGAGAAAACCTCTGGTGCCATCAAAGCCTTGTTGGACCTTGCCCCGGCCACCGCAAGAAAACTGGGTGATGACGGCAGTGAGTCCGACGTTTCGCTCGATCAGGTAAAGGTCGGCGACCGATTGCGGGTTCGCCCGGGCGACAAGGTGCCCCTGGACGGAGAGGTACTCGAAGGCAGTTCCAACGTGGATGAATCCATGGTCACCGGTGAGCCGCTGGCTATCAGTAAGAAGACCGGAGACCAGGTCATTGGCGGCAGCATTAACCAGCAGGGCAGTTTCATCATGCGGGCCGACAAAGTCGGACGCGACACCATGCTTTCACAAATTGTGCAAATGGTCGCCAGCGCCCAACGCAGCCGCGCGCCAATCCAGGGGCTGGCCGATAAGGTGGCCGGCTGGTTCGTACCAGCGGTTATCCTTGTCGCAGTCATTGCGTTCGTAGTCTGGTCCATTTTTGGGCCAGCGCCGCCCATGGCCTTTGGTCTCATCGCCGCCGTTAGTGTGTTGATTATTGCCTGTCCATGCGCTTTGGGACTCGCGACGCCCATGTCGATTATGGTCGGTGTTGGGCGAGGCGCCCAGAGTGGTGTGCTGATCCGGGATGCGGAAGCTCTAGAGCGCATGGAGAAAGTCGACACCGTAGTGGTGGACAAGACCGGCACGCTGACCGAAGGCAAACCCCAGGTGACGAAGCTGGTTCCAGCGAACGGGTTCAGCGAGGAGGACCTGATGCGATTTGCCGGGGGGCTCGAAAAGGGCAGTGAGCATCCTTTGGCGCATGCCATTCTCGAAAAAGCCAAAACTATGGAACTGACGTTGCCGGACGCCGAGGGTTTCGACTCCCCGAACGGTAAAGGCGTCACCGGCACGATCGATGAAAAAAAGGTTCTGCTTGGCAATCGCTTGCTGATGCAGGCAGAAAGTGTTGATACCTCCGCTTTCGAGGAAGAAGCGAATCAGCTGAGAGAAGACGGCGCCACGGTGATCTTTGCGGCCGTGGATGGCAACGTCTGTGGTTTGCTGGCGATTGCAGACCCGGTCAAGGAGACCACGGAAGCGGCAATAGCCGCTCTTCAAAAGGAGGGAGTTCGGGTGGTGATGCTGACCGGCGACAACCGGACCTCCGCCGAAGCCGTTGCCCGCAAACTCCATATTGATGAAGTGGAAGCGGAAGTGCTACCGGAAGACAAGGGCAAGATTATCCAGCGGCTGAAGGATGAAGGCCGCATTGTTGTCATGGCAGGTGATGGTGTGAATGATGCGCCAGCCCTGGCAACCGCAGACGTAGGCATCGCCATGGGAACCGGCACAGACGTTGCCATCGAAAGCGCGGGTATTACGCTGTTGCGCGGTGATCTCATGGGTATTGTGGAAGCGCGGCGTTTATCGCTGGCTACGATGCGCAATATCCGGCAGAACCTGTTCTTTGCATTCATTTATAACTCGGCCGGTGTGCCGATCGCCGCAGGGATACTTTACCCATTTGCAGGGATTCTGCTGTCTCCGATTTTTGCGGCGGCGGCCATGTCGCTGTCTTCGGTCAGCGTAATTACGAATGCGCTACGGTTGAGGTTAGTGAAACTATCAGATGACTAG
- a CDS encoding copper resistance protein B, translating into MSRWISLVATAVFGLSVIPAAASAQERIQDTTARKMPLKVWGAQFEEFEYRYSDDDEELGVWSGDFFYGTDELKVRWLTKGEYAIEEQAYEKLENQLVVQTPVSDFFDAKAGLRFDTPDGPDRTYAVLGIAGLAPQWFEIDANLYVSKDGDTSTELDAEYELLLTNHWILVAALDAKVAFSEDREIGVGKGLVSTETGLRLSYDLIDRSFSPYIGVVHERKYADTADFVRAEGGNVEDWFAVIGARLSF; encoded by the coding sequence ATGAGTCGCTGGATATCATTGGTTGCGACCGCTGTATTTGGGCTGAGCGTCATACCGGCAGCGGCCTCCGCTCAAGAGCGGATTCAGGACACCACTGCGCGTAAAATGCCGCTAAAGGTCTGGGGTGCTCAATTCGAGGAGTTTGAATACCGCTACAGTGACGACGACGAAGAACTTGGGGTATGGAGCGGAGATTTTTTCTATGGTACGGACGAGCTGAAAGTCCGTTGGCTGACAAAGGGAGAATACGCCATTGAAGAGCAGGCCTACGAAAAGCTGGAAAATCAGTTGGTCGTGCAGACGCCTGTTTCTGACTTCTTTGACGCCAAGGCCGGTCTAAGATTTGACACGCCGGATGGCCCTGATCGAACCTATGCAGTTCTCGGGATTGCGGGGCTTGCTCCTCAGTGGTTTGAAATCGATGCTAATCTGTATGTCAGCAAGGACGGAGACACCTCAACGGAGCTGGATGCAGAATACGAACTCCTGCTGACTAACCACTGGATTCTTGTGGCCGCTCTGGATGCCAAGGTGGCATTCAGTGAAGACCGGGAGATCGGAGTCGGCAAGGGACTGGTTTCCACAGAAACCGGGCTGCGGTTAAGCTATGACCTGATCGACCGATCATTCTCTCCCTATATCGGCGTCGTTCATGAGCGCAAATATGCTGACACTGCCGATTTCGTTCGTGCGGAGGGCGGCAATGTAGAAGACTGGTTCGCGGTGATTGGGGCAAGACTCTCCTTCTGA
- a CDS encoding isocitrate/isopropylmalate family dehydrogenase, which yields MDSRINVTAPLVILHGDEMAQVAFEQILKKFVTARLDIQLEEIDLSAEHRLLTNGQAVIDAIDALQRLGVGVKNAGMTVNRQQLDELLRKHPDVDAGNLHPLATKSPNGAIRKGISGNITREDIQFRNLKISRPDWVGRDIEVDTMEFGGIKESFNQLSQATGVVKLMFVGSSGDPVELHRREVRKGDPWLLATNDVEDVKAWAHRFFQRAIDEKRDVYLGLKDTVIPGYDGAMRTVIEDIYHSDYRQQIKDLGLSYHYELIDAQAARIVSNPPQRALWGVPDNTTGRKLFKLVNQLREFGIPSRSAHVSISRMSAGGGDQYGSFNMPAQEDGILKVIVDGEEKHARRVRNGDPMLFMSNDHEAIKDWVAQVFRDASRKDKEVYFGLKREYMEYDEVFSNVITEVRRELAREHTPPPSFMIMRPSSQLKKMITDPPRNALYPSQNLDGDIFSDISAALGGSLATASSIIESKDGTMLFEAPHGTAHDLYLKYLESDGRDAHFNPSALIFALANALETLGEREGNAPLAEYAVNLKAALTDTVDRGIVTADLKGKTVDPDSEQVVDMAGFLDAVEDAFQ from the coding sequence ATGGACAGCAGGATTAATGTAACGGCGCCTTTGGTCATTCTCCACGGCGATGAAATGGCCCAGGTTGCTTTCGAGCAGATTCTCAAGAAATTCGTCACCGCGCGCCTGGATATCCAGCTCGAAGAAATCGACCTGTCTGCGGAACACCGTCTGCTGACCAATGGCCAAGCGGTGATTGATGCCATCGACGCTCTTCAGCGCCTTGGTGTGGGGGTGAAGAACGCAGGTATGACCGTCAACCGCCAGCAATTGGATGAACTGCTCCGCAAGCATCCCGATGTGGACGCCGGCAACCTGCACCCACTGGCCACCAAATCCCCTAACGGCGCCATCCGCAAGGGCATCAGCGGCAACATTACCCGAGAGGATATCCAGTTTCGCAACCTCAAGATCAGCCGTCCGGACTGGGTCGGTCGCGACATTGAAGTGGACACCATGGAGTTCGGCGGCATCAAAGAAAGCTTCAACCAGCTCTCCCAAGCCACGGGTGTGGTCAAGCTGATGTTTGTGGGCAGCAGCGGCGACCCGGTGGAGTTGCACCGCCGCGAGGTCCGCAAGGGAGACCCCTGGCTGTTGGCCACCAACGATGTGGAGGACGTCAAAGCCTGGGCTCACCGCTTTTTTCAGCGTGCCATTGACGAGAAACGGGATGTCTATCTCGGCCTGAAAGACACCGTTATCCCGGGCTACGATGGCGCCATGCGAACGGTAATTGAAGACATCTACCACAGTGATTACCGCCAGCAGATCAAGGATCTGGGGTTGAGCTATCACTACGAGCTCATTGACGCCCAGGCCGCACGCATAGTCTCCAACCCGCCACAGCGAGCGCTCTGGGGCGTGCCTGACAACACCACCGGGCGCAAGCTGTTCAAACTGGTAAACCAGCTTCGGGAGTTCGGCATTCCCAGCCGCAGTGCCCATGTATCAATTTCCCGCATGAGCGCCGGCGGCGGCGACCAGTACGGCAGCTTCAACATGCCGGCGCAGGAAGACGGCATCCTCAAGGTGATCGTAGACGGCGAAGAGAAGCATGCCCGCCGCGTCCGGAACGGCGACCCCATGCTGTTCATGTCCAATGACCATGAGGCCATCAAGGACTGGGTGGCCCAGGTGTTCCGCGATGCCTCCCGCAAGGACAAAGAGGTCTACTTCGGCCTCAAACGCGAGTATATGGAATACGACGAAGTCTTCAGCAACGTTATCACCGAAGTGCGGCGAGAACTGGCCCGGGAGCACACACCACCGCCGTCTTTCATGATCATGCGACCCTCCAGTCAGCTCAAGAAGATGATCACCGACCCCCCGAGAAATGCCCTCTATCCCTCCCAGAACCTGGACGGCGATATCTTCTCGGACATCTCCGCTGCTCTCGGCGGCAGCTTGGCCACTGCCAGCTCCATTATCGAGAGCAAGGACGGCACCATGCTCTTCGAGGCGCCCCATGGCACCGCCCATGACCTCTACCTGAAATATCTGGAGAGCGACGGCCGCGACGCCCACTTTAACCCCTCCGCCCTGATTTTCGCACTCGCTAACGCTCTGGAAACCCTGGGCGAGCGCGAAGGCAACGCGCCCCTGGCCGAATACGCGGTCAACCTCAAGGCAGCACTGACCGATACCGTCGACAGAGGGATCGTCACCGCGGATCTCAAGGGCAAAACCGTCGACCCGGATTCGGAACAGGTGGTGGATATGGCAGGTTTTCTGGATGCTGTGGAAGACGCGTTCCAGTAA
- a CDS encoding copper resistance system multicopper oxidase gives MKMAFLAGTLGLLLPVMGLAGEYDLTVDRVEIDTGDFVKEGIGYNGKSPGPVMRFKEGEEVSINVTNNLDEMTSIHWHGLILPFNQDGVPGISFTGIKPGETFTYKFPITQSGTYWFHSHSGFQEPDGAYGAIVIEPDGREPFRYDRDYVVQLTDKHPHSGDRIMRNLKMTADYYNREQQTVGEFFSDVSENGLLTTVKDRMAWGDMRMMKADVEDLQGFTGLINGKGPDQNWTGIFDPGERIRLRFINSSAMTYFDVRIPGLEMTVVQADGNNVQPVNVDEFRIGVAETFDVIVRPREAQAFTIFAESMGRSGYARGTLAPEAGMVAEVPELREAARLTMADMGAMEGMDHGSMEGMEGMDHSSMAGMDHSNMGQGSMMSAGGASDPFYAAGSGLVPTAANGGKFLSYADLKAQRPLYDEREPTREIELKLTGNMERYTWSINGVKYEDADPIRLKYGERVRFKFVNTTMMTHPMHLHGMWSILDVGAGQMNPVKHTVSVQPGTTVYMETEVDAPGQWAFHCHLSYHAAAGMFRKIIVEGGPETTQTAADEASIDKEGGDV, from the coding sequence ATGAAAATGGCCTTTCTTGCAGGCACTTTGGGCCTGCTTTTGCCTGTTATGGGCTTGGCGGGTGAGTACGATCTGACTGTCGACCGGGTCGAAATCGACACGGGAGACTTTGTCAAAGAGGGTATTGGCTACAACGGCAAATCCCCGGGACCGGTTATGCGCTTCAAGGAAGGCGAAGAGGTTTCCATCAATGTGACCAACAACCTTGATGAGATGACTTCGATTCACTGGCACGGTTTGATCCTGCCTTTTAACCAGGATGGCGTGCCCGGTATCAGTTTCACGGGTATCAAGCCCGGGGAAACCTTTACCTATAAGTTCCCCATTACCCAGTCGGGCACTTACTGGTTTCACAGCCACTCCGGCTTCCAGGAGCCGGATGGCGCCTACGGTGCCATTGTGATTGAACCCGATGGCCGTGAACCGTTTCGTTACGATCGCGATTACGTGGTTCAGCTGACGGACAAGCATCCGCATTCCGGTGATCGCATCATGCGCAATCTTAAAATGACGGCGGACTACTACAACCGCGAGCAGCAAACCGTCGGCGAATTCTTCTCGGACGTCTCTGAAAACGGTCTGCTGACCACCGTGAAGGATCGTATGGCATGGGGTGATATGCGCATGATGAAAGCCGATGTTGAAGACCTGCAGGGCTTCACTGGCCTGATTAACGGCAAAGGCCCCGACCAGAACTGGACCGGCATTTTCGATCCGGGAGAGCGGATTCGGCTGCGTTTTATTAACTCTTCAGCAATGACCTATTTCGATGTTCGCATTCCGGGCCTGGAAATGACCGTCGTGCAGGCGGATGGAAACAATGTTCAGCCGGTCAATGTGGATGAGTTCCGCATTGGTGTGGCAGAAACCTTCGACGTAATCGTGCGGCCCAGAGAGGCGCAGGCTTTTACGATTTTTGCCGAATCCATGGGGCGTTCAGGGTATGCGAGGGGAACACTGGCGCCTGAGGCGGGAATGGTAGCTGAAGTGCCAGAGTTGCGCGAAGCGGCCCGATTGACCATGGCAGACATGGGCGCCATGGAAGGCATGGACCACGGCAGCATGGAAGGAATGGAAGGCATGGACCACTCCAGCATGGCCGGCATGGATCACTCTAATATGGGCCAGGGTTCAATGATGTCGGCTGGTGGTGCCAGTGATCCCTTTTACGCTGCGGGCAGCGGCCTGGTTCCAACGGCGGCCAATGGCGGCAAGTTTCTGTCTTATGCCGATCTGAAAGCACAAAGGCCACTTTACGACGAGCGGGAGCCGACCCGGGAAATCGAACTGAAACTGACTGGCAACATGGAGCGTTACACCTGGAGCATCAATGGCGTCAAATATGAGGACGCCGATCCGATCCGCCTCAAGTATGGCGAGCGGGTGCGGTTCAAGTTTGTTAATACAACCATGATGACTCATCCCATGCATCTTCACGGCATGTGGTCCATTCTGGATGTCGGCGCTGGCCAGATGAACCCCGTCAAGCATACGGTCAGCGTTCAGCCCGGTACTACGGTTTATATGGAAACCGAGGTGGATGCGCCGGGACAGTGGGCCTTCCATTGTCACCTGTCCTACCATGCCGCAGCGGGGATGTTCCGGAAGATCATTGTTGAGGGCGGCCCGGAAACCACTCAGACCGCTGCTGACGAGGCCTCAATAGACAAAGAAGGAGGCGACGTATGA
- a CDS encoding cupredoxin domain-containing protein, with the protein MSLSKFVVAALAMSVSLTALGAGAHDDGHGQGATAGKSGKVSDVGRTINVEMHDNYYEPESIQVKPGETLRFVVSNKGNLVHEFNIGTPTMHEAHQKEMMMMVEHGVIQGGKLNRDMMEMDMGNGHSMKHDDPNSVLLEPGESKEVVWTFSEKGSIEFACNVPGHYQAGMYGDVNFE; encoded by the coding sequence ATGAGTCTATCAAAGTTCGTAGTTGCAGCATTAGCCATGTCAGTTTCATTGACTGCTCTGGGAGCCGGAGCCCATGACGATGGCCACGGCCAGGGCGCGACAGCCGGTAAGTCGGGCAAGGTTTCTGACGTTGGTCGCACTATTAACGTCGAAATGCATGACAACTACTACGAACCTGAGTCCATTCAGGTTAAGCCAGGGGAGACCTTGCGTTTTGTCGTTTCAAACAAGGGCAATCTGGTGCATGAGTTCAATATTGGCACCCCCACCATGCACGAGGCGCATCAAAAAGAAATGATGATGATGGTTGAACACGGGGTTATTCAGGGGGGCAAACTCAATCGGGACATGATGGAAATGGATATGGGAAACGGCCATTCCATGAAGCATGACGACCCGAACAGCGTGCTGTTAGAGCCGGGTGAAAGTAAGGAAGTGGTCTGGACGTTTTCCGAGAAGGGCAGTATTGAATTTGCCTGCAACGTTCCGGGTCATTACCAGGCAGGCATGTACGGCGATGTGAATTTTGAGTGA
- a CDS encoding malate:quinone oxidoreductase, whose protein sequence is MNVVIIGAGIMGTTFATLAKTLAPELDITILERLDGPGAGNSSPFWNAGTGHEANCELNYTPVDAEVISVEKALKIHAQFNVAKQFWAYLIEKGVIKDPKTFINQTKHCTIVSESAIEELRLRFKEMSAHHFFEHMRYSEDFDEIKSWIPYTMDERPRHEKMAATVIETGTDVNFGALTEQMAAHATQDLGVKFEYGTHVKRVHRSPTGRWVIEAECKGKPVQHKADVLFVGAGGGAFPLLKKSHLPFRNRFTGFPVGGRFLRAPISEEQAGYYRAKTYGKAKVGAPPMSVPHLDLRVVDGKHYLLFGPFASFNPVLERDRGFFDYLRSIRPHDIQGLLNVALEHFPLVKYLVSETFKGEKSMFEELDSFAPGLSKRFDWKPVQAGQRVQIIKDGDLQMGTEILVSKDKTYGTLLGASPGASVSPEVMLRCLEQLIPSIFSKEEARKKKNEIFPEDDLDTLANDPERYREIRDAANKQLGITQPKAQ, encoded by the coding sequence ATGAATGTAGTCATCATAGGCGCGGGAATTATGGGGACCACGTTTGCCACTCTGGCAAAAACGTTGGCACCCGAGTTGGATATCACCATTTTAGAGAGACTGGACGGTCCCGGCGCGGGAAACTCCTCTCCATTCTGGAATGCCGGCACGGGGCATGAAGCGAATTGCGAGCTCAACTACACCCCAGTAGATGCAGAGGTCATTTCGGTTGAAAAAGCTCTGAAGATCCACGCCCAGTTCAATGTTGCCAAGCAATTCTGGGCTTATTTGATCGAAAAAGGTGTCATCAAAGACCCTAAAACGTTTATTAATCAAACCAAGCACTGCACCATTGTTTCCGAGTCCGCTATTGAAGAACTGCGATTGCGGTTCAAGGAAATGTCGGCCCATCATTTCTTCGAGCACATGCGTTATTCAGAAGACTTTGATGAAATCAAGAGCTGGATTCCTTACACCATGGACGAGCGCCCACGCCATGAAAAAATGGCGGCCACCGTCATTGAGACAGGTACTGACGTTAATTTTGGTGCGTTAACGGAGCAGATGGCGGCCCACGCAACGCAGGACCTGGGTGTAAAATTTGAGTATGGCACCCACGTTAAGCGCGTGCACCGGAGCCCGACAGGGCGGTGGGTTATCGAGGCTGAATGCAAAGGGAAGCCGGTCCAGCATAAAGCGGATGTGCTGTTTGTCGGGGCCGGTGGGGGCGCATTCCCCCTTCTAAAGAAAAGCCACTTGCCGTTTCGGAACCGCTTCACCGGCTTTCCGGTCGGGGGGCGTTTTCTTCGGGCGCCGATCAGTGAAGAGCAAGCCGGGTATTACCGGGCCAAAACCTATGGCAAAGCGAAAGTGGGCGCGCCTCCCATGTCCGTGCCACATCTCGATTTGCGGGTGGTGGACGGTAAGCATTACTTATTGTTTGGTCCTTTCGCCTCATTCAATCCTGTTCTCGAGAGAGACCGTGGATTTTTTGATTACCTCAGATCAATTCGCCCGCATGATATCCAGGGCTTGCTGAACGTCGCCTTAGAGCATTTCCCCCTGGTTAAATATCTGGTTTCAGAGACTTTCAAAGGCGAAAAGAGCATGTTCGAAGAGCTTGATAGCTTTGCTCCAGGCTTGAGTAAAAGGTTTGACTGGAAACCGGTTCAAGCCGGCCAGCGAGTGCAAATCATCAAAGACGGCGATTTGCAGATGGGCACAGAAATCCTTGTGTCCAAGGACAAAACTTACGGAACTTTACTGGGGGCTTCGCCCGGGGCGTCGGTTTCGCCCGAGGTTATGTTGCGCTGTCTGGAACAATTGATACCGTCTATCTTTTCTAAAGAGGAAGCCAGGAAAAAGAAGAATGAGATTTTCCCCGAGGATGATCTGGATACCTTAGCTAATGATCCTGAGCGTTACCGGGAGATTCGCGATGCAGCGAACAAACAGTTGGGAATCACTCAGCCCAAGGCGCAGTGA
- a CDS encoding APC family permease, which yields MSKEQDRTTRYKEGSLTLSGTVMLGTGVMIGAGIFALTGQMAEMTGALFPLAFLAAAVIVSFSSYSYIKISNAYPSAGGIGMYLHKAYGDRLPTAFHALLMYFSMVIAQSFLARTFGSYTMQLFGGDESGLMVPILGVSLILAAFVINLLGNRMVQGVASFIGVLKIGGILIIGLVGVWLADSLAVDFSNTGEAGAVGNFLGATALGILAFKGFTTITNSGSEVKDPHRNVGRAIVISIAACVVIYTLVGFAVASNLSLAEIIESRDYSLAAAARPALGEYAVWFTVAIAMMATAGGILASIFAVSRMLAMLTEMKLVPHSHFGMPGSIQKHTLVYTVVLGLILTAFFDLSRIAALGIIFYLIMDIAIHWGVLRYLREDVKATIWVPTVAIVLDLLVLGGFVWVKLGSDPFVIGVAVVTMIVIAIGEQVFLKSSARKQAMDGEEAHSHHH from the coding sequence ATGAGCAAGGAGCAGGATAGGACGACCCGCTACAAAGAGGGCAGTCTGACGCTATCCGGCACGGTTATGCTGGGAACCGGCGTCATGATCGGCGCCGGCATCTTTGCGCTCACCGGGCAGATGGCCGAAATGACTGGAGCGCTATTCCCGCTGGCATTTCTGGCTGCGGCGGTGATCGTTTCCTTTAGTTCGTATTCCTACATCAAAATCTCCAACGCCTATCCGTCAGCCGGCGGTATTGGCATGTACCTGCATAAAGCTTACGGCGATCGCCTGCCCACGGCCTTCCATGCCCTGCTGATGTATTTCTCGATGGTGATCGCCCAGAGCTTTCTGGCGCGCACCTTTGGCTCCTACACCATGCAGCTGTTCGGGGGCGATGAAAGTGGGCTCATGGTACCAATTCTCGGGGTGTCACTTATCCTGGCGGCGTTCGTGATCAACCTGTTGGGCAACCGGATGGTTCAGGGGGTTGCGTCGTTCATTGGTGTGTTAAAGATCGGCGGCATTCTGATTATTGGACTGGTCGGTGTCTGGTTGGCCGACAGCCTTGCCGTCGACTTTTCCAACACGGGAGAAGCCGGTGCCGTTGGCAATTTCCTGGGCGCAACGGCTCTGGGCATACTGGCGTTCAAGGGTTTTACCACGATCACCAACAGCGGCTCCGAAGTCAAAGACCCGCATCGCAACGTTGGCCGCGCTATCGTTATCTCAATTGCCGCCTGCGTGGTGATCTACACCTTGGTCGGCTTCGCTGTCGCAAGCAACCTGTCGCTCGCCGAAATTATTGAGAGCCGGGATTACTCCCTGGCGGCCGCAGCACGCCCGGCGCTGGGTGAGTATGCGGTGTGGTTCACGGTAGCCATTGCCATGATGGCAACGGCGGGTGGCATTCTTGCCAGCATATTTGCAGTGTCTCGCATGCTGGCCATGTTGACCGAAATGAAATTGGTACCCCACAGCCACTTCGGCATGCCCGGCAGCATTCAGAAACACACACTTGTCTACACAGTGGTGCTGGGTCTGATTCTAACCGCCTTTTTTGATCTTTCACGGATTGCGGCGCTCGGGATTATCTTCTATCTGATTATGGATATCGCCATTCATTGGGGGGTGTTGCGTTATCTGCGCGAGGATGTGAAGGCGACAATATGGGTGCCGACCGTGGCGATCGTTCTGGATCTGCTGGTGCTAGGTGGCTTTGTCTGGGTCAAGCTGGGGTCCGATCCGTTTGTGATTGGCGTGGCAGTCGTCACCATGATCGTGATTGCGATTGGTGAGCAGGTATTTCTGAAATCTTCAGCAAGAAAACAAGCAATGGACGGTGAAGAGGCTCACTCACACCACCATTGA